The following proteins come from a genomic window of Fibrobacterota bacterium:
- the gap gene encoding type I glyceraldehyde-3-phosphate dehydrogenase, translating to MAVKIGINGFGRIGRLAFRAAIARDNVEIVGINDLIDVDYMAYMLKYDSTHGAFKGTAEAKDGKLVVNGKSIRVTAEKNPADLKWRDVGADFVIESTGLFTTVEKAQGHLIAGAKKVVISAPSADAPMFVMGVNHEKYNSAQNIVSNASCTTNCLAPLAKVINDNFGILEGLMTTVHATTATQKTVDGPSAKDWRGGRGAAQNIIPSSTGAAKAVGKVIPELNGKLTGMAFRVPTPDVSVVDLTVRLAKPAKYEEIKAVMKKASETTFKGIIGYTEEQVVSNDFLGDPRTSIFDADAGIALSDTFVKLVAWYDNEWGYSNKLVDLILHMAKVGV from the coding sequence GTGGCAGTCAAAATTGGAATCAACGGGTTTGGCCGCATCGGCCGTTTGGCTTTCCGGGCCGCCATCGCCCGTGACAACGTCGAGATCGTTGGCATTAATGATCTCATCGACGTCGACTACATGGCCTACATGCTCAAATACGACTCCACCCACGGCGCCTTCAAGGGAACGGCCGAGGCGAAGGACGGCAAGCTCGTCGTTAACGGCAAGTCCATCCGCGTCACCGCCGAAAAGAATCCCGCGGATCTGAAGTGGAGAGACGTCGGCGCCGACTTCGTCATCGAGTCGACCGGCTTGTTCACCACCGTCGAAAAGGCCCAGGGCCATCTCATCGCCGGCGCCAAGAAGGTCGTGATCTCCGCGCCCTCCGCGGACGCTCCCATGTTCGTCATGGGCGTGAACCACGAGAAGTACAACTCCGCTCAGAACATCGTTTCCAACGCTTCCTGCACCACTAATTGCCTGGCCCCGTTGGCCAAGGTCATCAACGACAACTTCGGCATCCTGGAAGGCTTGATGACCACGGTGCATGCCACCACCGCCACCCAGAAGACGGTGGACGGCCCCTCGGCGAAGGACTGGCGCGGCGGCCGCGGCGCGGCGCAGAACATCATCCCTTCCTCCACCGGGGCCGCCAAAGCCGTGGGCAAGGTGATTCCCGAACTGAACGGCAAGCTGACCGGCATGGCCTTCCGCGTGCCCACCCCGGACGTTTCGGTGGTGGATCTCACGGTCCGCCTCGCGAAGCCCGCCAAGTACGAGGAGATCAAAGCCGTCATGAAGAAGGCATCGGAAACTACCTTCAAGGGCATCATCGGCTACACCGAAGAGCAGGTCGTTTCCAACGACTTCCTCGGCGACCCGCGCACCTCCATCTTCGACGCCGATGCCGGCATCGCGCTCAGCGACACCTTCGTGAAGCTGGTGGCCTGGTACGACAACGAATGGGGCTATTCCAACAAGCTCGTCGACCTCATCCTGCATATGGCCAAGGTGGGCGTCTAG